The sequence ATGATCTCAGGTGGTGGGCCATCGGGGATCTCGAATCCAATCACCGTGTTTTCGTCCTCTGCCACGAGTTGGATCTGTTCTTCTCCCGCGCCGGAAgattgctgttgctctGCAAGCGCCTTGCTTCGGTCACGGATACGAGAGTAGGTAGCGAGCACGTCGTTGAGATACACCACAGAAGCACGACCGTCTTTGGATCCCACCATACGGCGGAAGAAGAGGTTGACTCCATCAGGTCCGAGTTTGTTGCAGTACTGAATCATGAGCGATTTCTCGACGCATCGACGTGCAAgcgacgagttggaagCCATCTGTGCATTGAAGGCTTCCAACAGGAGCGAATCGGTGGTGTTGTTGCTGGGGGAGAGAAGGATCTTGTGCTTGGAAAGGAACTGCAACGCGGTCTCGAAGGCGGTGATATTGAGCGCTTTTGCTGCATCAAAGTTGGCTGGCAGGGTGGAAGCCGAAAGAGGGATCGAGGACGGGACGCACGATGGTAGGCTGGCAAATTGACGCATCACATCGTCTGCTTCGGGGATGtcatcttcgtcatcgtcatcgtcgttgtcgtcgtccgcaGTGGTAGGCTGGGTGGCTGTGCCGGAGGCCAGTGAAGGAGagttgagcgtctcgatgaCCGGCTCTGCTTTTTTCCTGCCCTTATTTGGTGCCGGCTTGGGAAGCGGCTCAGGTTCGGCTTTAGCAACGTAGCCCGAGCTCCAACCTTCCTTGATACCGTCGCTGGTGATCTTCTTGGAGTCTTCCTTTTccatctgctcgagctcaaagTTGATCTGTGTCTGTCTTGCAGCCAGCTTTTGCTTGTgtg comes from Mycosarcoma maydis chromosome 18, whole genome shotgun sequence and encodes:
- a CDS encoding uncharacterized protein (related to Hsp90 co-chaperone Cdc37), whose amino-acid sequence is MPLNYSKWDNLELSDDSDIEVHPNIDKKSFIRWKQRDIHEKRDQRKAEKDALRAEIDTNNALTPRLDQLLQNTRKEGSSYYSREVAKLSAGRAERGNKDGPNGPTPDDMILSLLLQIQQQDNVKAKNGDELDQVLVSELEAHKQKLAARQTQINFELEQMEKEDSKKITSDGIKEGWSSGYVAKAEPEPLPKPAPNKGRKKAEPVIETLNSPSLASGTATQPTTADDDNDDDDDEDDIPEADDVMRQFASLPSCVPSSIPLSASTLPANFDAAKALNITAFETALQFLSKHKILLSPSNNTTDSLLLEAFNAQMASNSSLARRCVEKSLMIQYCNKLGPDGVNLFFRRMVGSKDGRASVVYLNDVLATYSRIRDRSKALAEQQQSSGAGEEQIQLVAEDENTVIGFEIPDGPPPEIIELEGEAKDKLDPEDVRQWLQKRWDIFQSFPDDLKDALKSKDLQKVNKVLADMKVDRAEHVVAQLDQAGILNFSSAEVRDETGR